A single Arachidicoccus sp. BS20 DNA region contains:
- a CDS encoding ABC transporter permease, whose translation MGISNLIKLALRALQRNKLRAFLTMLGIIIGVAAVIAMMAIGNGSKESIRTSLSGMGSNMINIMPQSNISGGVRIGGSSFQSLTMSDVRALQKNVTLISDISPVVQSSGQVINGANNWNTQIIGVAPSYLNIRQFTIKDGVNFDDKDVETSAKVCLLGQTVVTNLFPNGENPIGQFIRFKSTPFQVIGTLNSKGQSSFGQDQDDIILAPYTTVQNRITAQTIYLNSIYASAVSEDESDSATTQIENTLRQNHRLKETDEDDFSVRTQAELISTISSTSSMLTVLLTSVAAISLLIGGIGIMNIMYVSVTERTREIGLRMAIGARGIDILMQFLIEAIIISITGGLIGVLLGLAASFGISYFAHWPILISETSIVVSFLVCGITGIFFGYYPAQKAARLDPIEALRYE comes from the coding sequence ATGGGCATTTCCAACCTCATAAAATTAGCATTAAGAGCTTTGCAGCGCAACAAGCTGCGGGCGTTTTTGACCATGCTCGGCATCATCATCGGCGTGGCAGCCGTAATTGCAATGATGGCAATCGGCAACGGCTCAAAAGAAAGCATTCGCACATCTTTATCGGGGATGGGTTCAAACATGATAAACATTATGCCGCAAAGTAACATCAGCGGCGGCGTGCGCATCGGCGGTTCGAGTTTTCAATCGCTTACCATGAGCGACGTGAGGGCTTTGCAGAAAAACGTAACATTAATCAGCGATATTTCGCCTGTTGTTCAGTCGAGCGGACAAGTCATTAACGGCGCGAATAACTGGAACACACAAATCATCGGCGTTGCGCCATCTTATCTAAACATCCGCCAATTCACAATTAAAGATGGCGTAAACTTCGACGATAAAGACGTGGAAACATCCGCTAAAGTTTGTCTGCTCGGACAAACCGTTGTTACCAATCTTTTTCCGAATGGCGAAAACCCCATCGGACAGTTTATTCGTTTTAAATCCACGCCGTTTCAGGTAATCGGAACATTAAATTCGAAAGGACAAAGCAGCTTCGGACAAGACCAGGACGATATTATTCTTGCGCCATACACAACCGTTCAAAACCGGATAACTGCACAAACAATTTATTTAAACAGCATTTACGCTTCGGCTGTAAGCGAAGATGAAAGCGACTCTGCAACCACGCAAATAGAAAATACACTTCGACAAAATCATCGTTTGAAAGAGACTGATGAAGACGATTTTTCTGTAAGAACGCAGGCTGAATTAATCAGTACCATTTCGAGTACAAGCAGTATGCTTACGGTTTTATTAACTTCTGTTGCGGCAATATCGTTGCTTATCGGCGGTATTGGCATTATGAATATCATGTACGTTTCGGTTACAGAGCGTACACGGGAGATTGGCTTGCGCATGGCAATAGGCGCACGCGGCATCGATATACTAATGCAATTCCTCATCGAAGCTATCATCATTAGCATTACCGGCGGGTTGATTGGCGTACTTTTAGGATTGGCTGCCTCTTTCGGAATTTCCTATTTTGCACATTGGCCCATATTGATTTCAGAAACTTCTATTGTCGTTTCGTTTTTAGTGTGCGGCATTACCGGCATTTTCTTCGGTTATTATCCCGCGCAAAAAGCGGCAAGGCTTGACCCGATTGAAGCGCTGAGGTATGAATAA
- a CDS encoding M20 metallopeptidase family protein, translated as MNNILKEKIQQLASQHKDEFIQVRRHLHAHPELSYEEFETSRFVQSKLSEWNIPFEVKATTGVVGIIEGKNPSSRIIALRADMDALPISEENNVDYKSQNAGVMHACGHDVHTTCLLGAAKILQETKNNWLGTIKLVFQPGEERNPGGASLMIKDGVLENPAPQGIIGLHVHPGLDCGKLSFRSGKVMASADEIFITIKGEGGHAAAPQLTVDTILVASQLVVDLQQIISRNRNPFSPSVLSICAFNGGYTTNVIPSEVRLKGTFRAMDETWRYKAHELIRKHIEGLKTSTSAEIDLLIDVGYPSVDNDETLTNTAQHLAKEFIGEENVFETELRMGAEDFGYYTQKIAGCFFRLGVRNESAGIIHNVHTPKFNADENAIEVGMGTMAWLGASVEV; from the coding sequence ATGAACAATATATTAAAAGAAAAAATACAACAACTTGCATCGCAACACAAAGATGAGTTTATACAAGTGCGTCGTCACTTGCACGCGCATCCTGAATTGAGCTATGAAGAATTTGAAACGTCCAGATTTGTTCAGTCAAAATTGAGTGAATGGAACATTCCTTTTGAAGTAAAAGCAACCACAGGCGTGGTGGGAATTATTGAAGGAAAAAATCCATCGTCGCGCATAATTGCGTTGCGTGCGGACATGGATGCTTTGCCTATTTCGGAAGAAAATAATGTTGATTACAAGTCGCAAAACGCAGGCGTGATGCATGCTTGCGGGCATGATGTGCATACAACCTGTTTGCTCGGCGCAGCAAAAATTTTGCAGGAAACTAAAAATAATTGGTTAGGAACGATAAAATTAGTTTTTCAGCCCGGCGAGGAAAGAAATCCCGGCGGCGCAAGTTTGATGATTAAAGACGGCGTGTTGGAAAATCCTGCGCCGCAAGGTATCATCGGTTTGCACGTTCATCCCGGATTGGATTGCGGAAAACTGAGTTTCCGTTCGGGAAAAGTAATGGCAAGCGCCGACGAAATATTTATTACGATAAAAGGCGAAGGTGGTCATGCTGCCGCGCCGCAACTCACGGTTGATACTATTTTAGTTGCTTCGCAATTGGTGGTGGATTTGCAGCAAATCATCAGTCGAAACAGGAATCCTTTTTCGCCGTCGGTGCTGTCGATTTGCGCGTTTAACGGCGGATATACAACCAATGTCATTCCTTCGGAAGTCAGGCTGAAAGGGACTTTCAGGGCAATGGACGAAACCTGGCGTTACAAGGCGCACGAATTAATTCGTAAGCATATTGAAGGGTTAAAAACTTCCACAAGCGCAGAAATTGATTTGCTGATTGATGTGGGTTATCCGTCCGTTGATAACGATGAAACGCTTACAAATACTGCGCAGCATTTAGCAAAAGAGTTTATCGGCGAAGAGAATGTTTTCGAAACCGAACTGCGCATGGGCGCAGAAGATTTCGGTTATTACACGCAAAAAATTGCAGGTTGTTTTTTCCGCCTCGGCGTGCGAAACGAAAGCGCAGGAATTATTCACAACGTACACACGCCAAAATTCAATGCCGATGAAAATGCGATTGAGGTTGGAATGGGAACAATGGCGTGGCTGGGGGCGAGCGTAGAAGTATAG
- the nadC gene encoding carboxylating nicotinate-nucleotide diphosphorylase: MNLQHLISEALKEDIGAGDFSTLSCIPANKKGKAVLKVKQDGVLAGVEVAKAIFEHVEKDAVFNQYKNDGDAMKFGEIAFEVEASMQTILSCERVVLNCMQRMSGIATLTNQYVEKLKNYHTKVLDTRKTTPNFRLLEKEAVRIGGGINHRFGLYDMIMLKDNHIDFCGSIESAVNQAFQYVQENNLNLKIEVETRTLDDVKTVCEMGKGKVFRIMLDNFSPDKISEALKIIDKEFETEASGGINLETVESYARTGVDYVSVGALIHHAVSLDLSLKAELNG; the protein is encoded by the coding sequence ATGAACTTACAACACTTAATTTCAGAAGCATTAAAAGAAGACATTGGCGCAGGCGACTTCTCGACTTTGAGTTGCATTCCGGCAAATAAAAAAGGAAAGGCTGTGCTGAAAGTGAAGCAGGACGGTGTTCTTGCAGGCGTTGAAGTTGCGAAAGCGATTTTTGAACACGTAGAAAAAGATGCTGTTTTCAATCAATATAAAAATGATGGCGATGCCATGAAGTTCGGCGAAATCGCTTTTGAAGTAGAAGCGTCCATGCAAACGATTTTGAGTTGCGAACGTGTGGTGTTGAATTGTATGCAACGCATGAGCGGCATCGCAACTTTGACCAATCAATATGTTGAAAAATTAAAAAATTATCATACTAAAGTTTTAGACACACGCAAGACCACGCCCAATTTTCGTTTGTTGGAAAAAGAAGCCGTGCGCATCGGCGGCGGCATCAATCATCGTTTTGGTTTGTACGATATGATAATGCTGAAAGATAATCATATCGATTTTTGCGGAAGCATTGAAAGCGCCGTTAATCAGGCGTTTCAATATGTTCAGGAAAATAATTTAAACTTAAAAATCGAAGTGGAAACACGCACGTTGGACGATGTAAAAACGGTTTGCGAAATGGGTAAAGGAAAAGTTTTCCGCATCATGCTGGATAATTTTTCGCCTGACAAAATCAGCGAAGCATTAAAAATTATTGATAAAGAATTTGAAACCGAAGCCAGCGGCGGCATCAATCTCGAAACGGTTGAAAGCTACGCGCGCACAGGCGTTGATTATGTGAGCGTGGGCGCGCTCATTCATCACGCGGTAAGTTTGGATTTAAGTTTGAAAGCGGAATTGAACGGATAA
- the deoC gene encoding deoxyribose-phosphate aldolase, with product MKLNHYIDHTILKPTTLISDIEKLCKEAVEYEFAAVCVPPPFVKKSKELLQGKNVKTATVIGFPFGYSAVEAKIAETLLAIVDGVDELDIVINLIALKNNDWEYLVNEINHLVPIIKEKNKVVKIIIESGILTDDEIVKCCQLYGAAGIDYLKTSTGYAEKGASVHAVKLFKENLPQGVQIKASGGIRTYEFAKELVEAGATRLGCSASVAIVSGETAEGNY from the coding sequence ATGAAACTAAACCACTACATCGACCATACGATTTTAAAGCCCACAACTTTAATTTCCGATATTGAAAAGTTGTGCAAGGAAGCCGTCGAATATGAGTTTGCGGCTGTGTGTGTTCCGCCGCCTTTTGTAAAAAAATCGAAAGAATTATTACAAGGAAAAAACGTGAAAACCGCCACTGTGATTGGGTTTCCGTTCGGTTATTCGGCTGTGGAAGCGAAGATTGCGGAAACACTTTTGGCAATTGTTGATGGCGTGGATGAACTTGATATTGTGATTAATTTAATCGCTTTGAAAAATAATGATTGGGAATATCTGGTGAATGAAATCAATCATCTTGTACCGATTATCAAAGAGAAAAATAAGGTGGTAAAAATCATTATCGAAAGCGGCATTTTAACCGATGATGAAATTGTAAAATGTTGCCAGCTGTATGGAGCGGCGGGCATTGATTATTTAAAAACTTCCACGGGCTATGCCGAAAAAGGCGCATCGGTTCACGCGGTAAAATTGTTCAAAGAAAATTTGCCGCAAGGCGTTCAAATCAAAGCAAGCGGCGGCATTCGCACGTATGAATTTGCCAAAGAATTGGTAGAAGCCGGCGCGACAAGATTGGGCTGTAGTGCAAGCGTGGCAATCGTTTCAGGGGAAACGGCGGAAGGAAATTATTAA
- a CDS encoding ROK family protein yields MAIWGIDLGGTKIEGAVLPSLQDTKPIIRERVSTEGDKGYEHILHQIKFLVEKMKSDSGIAPEHIGFGTPGELDPVLQTMKNCNSTALNGKPLKKDLEEILGVKVELANDANCFALAETTWGIVKEKTPEARMVFGIIMGTGVGAGIVMDGKIWNGKHGIAGEWGHNFLDESGGRCYCGKVGCVEKIIAGPALEDFYQKISGTQKFLKEIVSDASHDVLAQQTLDRLYDMFGKAISVVVDILDPDVIVIGGGVGNIDSLYTKGKEALAKYIFNNRVDVDILKPALGDSAGVFGAAALVANV; encoded by the coding sequence ATGGCAATTTGGGGAATTGATTTAGGCGGAACAAAAATCGAAGGCGCGGTATTGCCGTCGTTGCAGGACACAAAACCGATTATCCGCGAGCGTGTTTCAACCGAAGGAGACAAAGGTTATGAACATATTCTTCATCAAATTAAATTTTTAGTGGAGAAGATGAAATCCGATTCGGGTATAGCGCCAGAACACATCGGTTTCGGTACGCCCGGCGAGTTAGACCCGGTTTTACAAACTATGAAAAACTGTAATTCTACAGCGTTGAACGGCAAACCGTTGAAGAAAGATTTGGAAGAAATTTTAGGCGTAAAAGTGGAACTTGCGAACGATGCTAATTGTTTTGCATTGGCAGAAACCACTTGGGGAATCGTAAAAGAGAAAACGCCCGAAGCGCGCATGGTTTTCGGAATTATTATGGGAACGGGCGTTGGCGCAGGCATTGTGATGGACGGGAAAATTTGGAACGGCAAGCACGGCATCGCCGGCGAGTGGGGACATAATTTTCTAGACGAAAGTGGCGGACGATGTTACTGCGGAAAAGTTGGTTGTGTGGAGAAAATAATTGCGGGTCCCGCGCTGGAAGATTTTTATCAAAAAATTTCCGGCACACAAAAATTTTTGAAAGAAATTGTAAGCGATGCTTCGCACGATGTACTTGCGCAGCAGACTTTGGACAGGTTGTACGATATGTTTGGTAAAGCTATTTCCGTTGTCGTGGATATTCTCGACCCGGATGTAATTGTGATTGGCGGCGGCGTTGGCAATATTGATAGTCTTTATACAAAAGGAAAAGAAGCATTGGCAAAATATATTTTCAACAACCGCGTGGACGTGGATATTCTGAAACCCGCGCTGGGCGACAGTGCCGGCGTTTTTGGCGCAGCGGCGTTGGTGGCAAATGTCTGA
- a CDS encoding ABC transporter ATP-binding protein — protein MSKTILEIKNLKRNFVTGGETVHALKGVSFTVNAGEFVTIMGSSGSGKTTMLNILGCLDKPSEGEYLLDEVNVKKLNRDELALLRNQKIGFVFQAYNLLPRTTALENVELPLFYNKKISAAERKERAVHALEAVKLQGRMDHTPSQLSGGQQQRVAIARALVNEPVMILADEATGNLDTRTSYEIMALMQELNSQGKTIVFVTHEPDIAAFSSRTIMLKDGILQKDYFNENKKSAQDALDALPVSDAY, from the coding sequence AACTTAAAGCGCAATTTCGTAACGGGCGGCGAAACAGTACATGCTTTGAAAGGCGTTTCGTTTACCGTAAACGCGGGCGAATTTGTGACCATCATGGGAAGCAGCGGTTCAGGTAAAACCACTATGCTCAATATTCTCGGCTGTCTGGACAAACCGAGCGAAGGCGAATATTTGCTCGATGAAGTAAATGTAAAAAAATTGAACAGAGATGAATTGGCTTTACTGCGCAATCAAAAAATTGGTTTTGTGTTTCAGGCGTATAATTTATTGCCAAGAACAACAGCGCTTGAAAACGTAGAGTTACCGCTTTTTTACAACAAAAAAATAAGCGCCGCCGAAAGAAAAGAGCGCGCCGTTCATGCTCTCGAAGCCGTGAAATTACAAGGTCGCATGGACCACACGCCAAGCCAGCTTTCGGGCGGACAACAACAGCGCGTAGCCATCGCAAGAGCTTTGGTAAACGAGCCGGTAATGATTCTTGCAGATGAAGCAACCGGAAATCTGGACACACGCACGTCTTACGAAATAATGGCGCTGATGCAGGAATTAAATTCGCAGGGAAAAACAATCGTATTTGTAACGCACGAGCCTGACATTGCCGCATTCAGCAGCAGAACCATTATGCTGAAAGACGGAATATTGCAAAAAGATTATTTTAATGAAAATAAAAAATCCGCACAGGACGCATTGGACGCGCTGCCTGTGAGCGATGCGTATTAG
- a CDS encoding translation initiation factor, whose protein sequence is MSKNKRDNNGLVYSTDPNFSFQNEEESVDTLAPNQQKLRIWLETKNRGGKAATLVSGFVGSEDDLKELGKKLKNFCGTGGSVKDNEMLIQGDQRDKVLQYLLKEGYSQTKKAGG, encoded by the coding sequence ATGAGCAAAAACAAAAGAGATAACAACGGTTTAGTTTACAGCACCGACCCGAATTTTTCTTTTCAAAACGAAGAAGAAAGCGTTGATACGCTTGCGCCGAATCAACAAAAACTGCGCATTTGGTTAGAAACAAAAAATCGCGGCGGCAAGGCTGCCACGCTGGTTTCAGGCTTTGTGGGAAGTGAAGATGATTTGAAAGAATTAGGAAAAAAATTAAAAAACTTTTGCGGTACGGGCGGCTCTGTCAAAGACAATGAAATGCTCATTCAGGGCGACCAACGCGATAAAGTTTTGCAATACTTGTTGAAAGAAGGATATTCGCAAACGAAAAAAGCAGGCGGATAA